The following nucleotide sequence is from Allocatelliglobosispora scoriae.
ACGCATCCGACCCGGACGGTGGAGGAGTGGCTGGCCGAGGCGCAACGCATCGAGGCGAGTCGCGGTCGGGTCCGGGACGAGGCGCGGCGCTTCGGTCCGCGTACCCTCGATGTGGATCTCATCGCGGCCTGGACCGACGACGGCGCGCCGGTTGTGCGCGACTCTCCCGAGCTGACGCTGCCGCACCCGCGTGCCCACCTGCGGGCCTTCGTGCTGCGGCCGTGGCTGGAGATCCAGCCCTACGCCAGCCTGCCGGGACACGGCTGGGTCAACGATCTGGTGCTCGCCGAACCGGTCGCCTCCGACGTCATGAGCATGACGGCTCGTCGGGATGTCACGCTGGATTGAGCGCTGGCACGAGGAGTGAGCGAGCGAAGCGAGGGAGCCCCGCAGGGCGCGCTAGATTAGCGCGGTGACCCAACCTCAGCCGGTGCTCCGGCCCACCAGCCCGGCGACGCTGGTTGCAGCGGCGCTGGCCTCGGCCTCGGTCTCCTGGGTGTTGATCAGTTCCGACTACGGAAGCATGCCGATCCCGCCGTGGCTGCTGGCGGGCACCCTCTTCGTCCTGGGGCTCACCGAGATGGTGCTGGCGCGGGGAGCCGCCGCCCGCATCGCCCGCAAGCCGGGCCGGCCGCCGGTCGAGCCGCTGCAGATGGCGAGGCTCGTCGTGCTCGCCAAGGCATCGTCGGTGGTCGGTGCGCTCTTCGGCGGGTACGCGGTCGGCGTGCTGATCTACCTGCTGCTGGAGCGCAGTCGGTTGATCTATCCGGATAGAGACCTACCTGAAACGATCGCGACCGTTGTCGCCGCGATTGTGCTGGTCATCGCGGCTCTCTGGCTGGAGCATTCGTGCCGGGTGCCCAAGCGCCCCGATGATGAGGAAACCCCGACGTAGGGCTTTTGCGAATACGATTCGCCCGGTAGGTTCGCCACGCAGAGACCCCCTGGCCGTACCCCGACGGCCAGTGGCGTTCCCGACGGGAGGGCGTGGGCATGGCCTACGACGAACACACCGACCCGGCGCGTTTCCGCGGCGAACCCGGCTTCCGAGAGGAGCCTGATTTCCGCGCGTCCCCGGCCGGTCTCGGCGGTGCCGGCATCCCAGCCGCACGGCACGGTGTCTCAGCAGCGGCGCTGGACGATGTCTTCGACGATCCCGATCACGGCGATCCCGGCCGCGACCGGCTCGCGGTGCACTTCGCCTGGGAGGCGGTGCTGCTCGTGGGCATCGCCATCCTCGGCTACCTGCTCTTCAGCCAGCACCGCGCGACGGTCACGGGGGACTCGTTGCAGCGGCTGCTCGTCTTCGGCTCCGCCATCGGCCTGCTCGCGCTCGCCGGGGCCATGTCGCTGCGGACGGGGGCGGTCAACCTCGCCGTCGGCCCGGTCGCGATCGCCTCGGCACTCTTCTTCGCGCAGCACGGCAACGACGGTGTCGTTCCGACGACCCTGAAGGCCGTCGCGCTCGCCGCCGCCGTCGGCGCCGTGATCGCGGTGCTCGTCGTCGGCTTCCACGTACCCGGCTGGGCGGGCAGTCTCGTCGCCGCGCTCACCGTCATCGTCTGGATCCAGCGCCACTCCGGTCCGGTGACGGTCGCCGGTGAGTACGACCCGACCGACCGGGCCCTCTACTACGCGGGTGGCTTCGTCATCCTGTCGCTGCTCGCGGCGACCCTGGGGACCATCAAATCCGTTCGCCGAGGGGTGGGCCGGTTCCGCCCGGTCGGCGATCCGGCGCTGCGGCGGGGTACCTTCGCGGGCTTCGTCACCGCGGCGGCGCTCGTCGGCTCGACGGTGCTGGCGGCGGTGGCTGGCGTACTCCTCGCCGGGCTCTCGCCGAAGGTCGAGCCGACCCTCGGCCTGGAGTTGACCGGCATCGCGCTCGGTGTGGCGATGCTCGGCGGCGTGAGCGCCTTCGGCCGCCGGGGCGGAGTCTTCGGCACGGTGCTCGCCACCACGGCCGTCGCGCTCGTCATCTGGTTCGGCGAGGCGGCCGGCTGGAAGCTCTCGCTCTACGCCGTGGCGGCCGCGACCGTCGCGGCCGGTCTCGTGGTGACGCGGCTCGTGGAGACGTTCGGGCGGCCGATGCCCAACGTCGACGAGGAGGAGTGGACCGCCGAGGCCTCGACGAGCTGGGCGACCGAGACGACGGGGAGCTGGTCGGCGACGCTGCCGGCCCAGCAGACCGCGGCCAACCGGCCCGACCCGTGGCCCGACGACCGCTGGACAGCGGGGCGGTAGAACCACCCGCCGACGGGCGCTCTGTAAGCTCAGCGCCATGTCGACATTCGCCGAACTGGACGCCCACACCACCGAGGACCTGCGCGAGCTCGCGTTCGCGAAGGCGAAGTCCGAGCGTGACGTGAGCTTCTTCTGGGACCTCTTCCAGCACCTGCCGAGCGCGACGGAGGCCGAGGTCGGCGACAACTCCCTCGGGGACATCGGCCCCCAGGTCGACGACTATGTCGGATTGTGGCGTGAGTTCACCGGGCACAATTACGGCGAGCAGGAGCCCCTCATCCGGGCGCGCTTCATCGACTACCTGCTCAACAGCTGATCCAGCGCTTTGTTGACTAGGTTCGGTCCTTTGCAAAGGCCAACCTAGTGGGTAGGCTGCTCAGCCATGCCGCCTACTACCGAAACCGCTGAACGGCAGGGTGCGCGACTGCTCACCCCGCTCTTCTGGGCCGGGGTCGGACTGGCTCCGATCGCCGCCCTGTTTCTGCTGGTCGGAGACGGGGATGGCTCGCTGCGGGCCGCTGTCGGCATCGCCCTGCTGAGCATCATCCTGATGGGACTCTCGCTCGCCCTGCGGCCCCAGCCGGAATCGATCAAGGTTGAGCTCGAGGACACGATCTTCGACGAGATCGACATCCTGCGGGAGGACGTGCGCGCCGACATCACCACCGCCGCGCGCGCCACGCACCGCCAGTTCGGTGAGAAGTTCCAGTACCTGCAGGACAACGTGGAGCACATGCGCGGCCAGCTCGAGGCGATCCGTGCCGAGCTGGCCCGGGCGCAGCAGCACACACCCGTGCACCACCCGGTTCCGCCGCCGCAGCACACGGGCCCCCCGCCCGTCGCGCGGCCGAGCGGACCGCCGATCGTCCCCGGTGGCCCCGGCATCGTCCGGCACACCGAGACCGTGCAGGTCACCACCCGCTCCACCATCGTCGACCCTCATGCCGAGGACGCCCGCCGTGGCGCCGCCCCGCGCGGCACCGAGTGGGGCACCCGCCAGCCGCAGCCCAGCCGGGCCGAGCATGAGGAGTCCTGGACCGAGCAGCGCCTGCGGGAGCGGCTCGCCAGCGCAGGTCGCGAGCGGGAGGTCGACGGCGAGGTCGTCGCACCCCGCGACCGGTTCGAGGGCGAGCGTGACGGTGAGGACCGCTGGGCAGGCATGCGCTCCGGCGACCGGTGGGCCTCCGTGCGCTCCGACGACCGCGGTCGCGAGCTGCGCGTCGGCGAGCGCCGCGCCGCGGTCCACAGCGACGAGAGCGGCACCGAGATGCGCATCGAGGACCGCTGGGCCGCCGTGCGCCGCGACGAGCGACGTGACGATCCACCGCGCCGCGACGATCCCCCGCGCCGCGACGATCCGCGTCGGGCCGCCGACGACCGCTGGGAGGAGCCGCGCACGCGGCGCCCCGCGCCCGAGGACGCCGACTGGGACAGCCGCGACGACGAGCGCGGCTACAGCCGCCGGGCGCTGCCGGCCGAGCCGGAGGAGCCGTCGGCCGGTGAGTGGGTCCGTGGCTGGTCCCGCGAGCCCGAACCCGAGCGCGAACGCGAGCGCGAGCGCCGCCGCTACGACTACTGAGTCTCCGGCGGGGCGCGGCGACCCGGTCGCGGTTATTACTTGTCGATGTCGCCGACGACGAAGAACATCGAGCCGAGGATGGCGACCAGGTCCGGCACGAGGGTTCCCGGCAGCAGTGTCGCCAAGGCCTGCACGTTGGAGTAGGAC
It contains:
- a CDS encoding DUF3180 domain-containing protein, translated to MTQPQPVLRPTSPATLVAAALASASVSWVLISSDYGSMPIPPWLLAGTLFVLGLTEMVLARGAAARIARKPGRPPVEPLQMARLVVLAKASSVVGALFGGYAVGVLIYLLLERSRLIYPDRDLPETIATVVAAIVLVIAALWLEHSCRVPKRPDDEETPT
- a CDS encoding ABC transporter permease; this translates as MAYDEHTDPARFRGEPGFREEPDFRASPAGLGGAGIPAARHGVSAAALDDVFDDPDHGDPGRDRLAVHFAWEAVLLVGIAILGYLLFSQHRATVTGDSLQRLLVFGSAIGLLALAGAMSLRTGAVNLAVGPVAIASALFFAQHGNDGVVPTTLKAVALAAAVGAVIAVLVVGFHVPGWAGSLVAALTVIVWIQRHSGPVTVAGEYDPTDRALYYAGGFVILSLLAATLGTIKSVRRGVGRFRPVGDPALRRGTFAGFVTAAALVGSTVLAAVAGVLLAGLSPKVEPTLGLELTGIALGVAMLGGVSAFGRRGGVFGTVLATTAVALVIWFGEAAGWKLSLYAVAAATVAAGLVVTRLVETFGRPMPNVDEEEWTAEASTSWATETTGSWSATLPAQQTAANRPDPWPDDRWTAGR
- the folK gene encoding 2-amino-4-hydroxy-6-hydroxymethyldihydropteridine diphosphokinase, encoding MTRVLLAFGSNLGDRAAHLRAAVDQLADELVVVSGVYETPPWGDADQPSYLNAVALVTHPTRTVEEWLAEAQRIEASRGRVRDEARRFGPRTLDVDLIAAWTDDGAPVVRDSPELTLPHPRAHLRAFVLRPWLEIQPYASLPGHGWVNDLVLAEPVASDVMSMTARRDVTLD